CCTGCTCAGCTTTGGCATCTGGCACCTCAGAGCACCCTGGTGACCTCaaatcctgtcctgcccctaggttcttcagaacttttttttttttaattccatatatatgtgttagcatacagtatttgtctttctctttctgacttacttcactctgtatgacagactctaggtccatccacctcattacaaatagctcagttttgtttctttttatggctgagtaatattccattgtatatatgtgccacatcttctttatccattcatctgtcgatggacacttaggttgcttccatgtcctgactactgtaaatagagctgcaatgaacatactggtacatgactctttttgaattatggttttctcagggtatatgcccagtagtgggattgctgggtcgtatggtagttctgtttttagttttttaagcaacctccatactgttctccttggtggctgtatcaatttacattcccaccaacagtgcaagagggttcccatctGCAACGTTTTGACCCATGATGTGCTTCCAGTGTACTTCTGTGTTGAATGCCTTGTTTTCTGAATCATAACCAGGGAACCATTTGGTACTGTGAGGGATAGACAAGCCTCCATCCACAGCGTCCTTCAGGGCCCCAAAAACTTTATTTCTAGTAGTAAATCTAGCAAGCCCTGCATTCAAATAGCAGGTGAAGGCACCAGGTTGAGCATCAATGTTTTCCACATTGTATTCGTCGCTGGGTACCTCCACATGGCCTTCATAGATCTTGTCCATGCCAAACTGGTTGAGAAGCCTTTGGGCCGCCAGTGGACCAGTACAGTGTGCTGCAGCATAATTGGTCAGGCCAACCTTCATGCCATACTTCGGGAGTTCATGAGCATTCGCTGCCCAGACTGTCATATCCCCTTCTCTACGGGCATAAGCAATCTGACAAATGATATCTCTGTTGGTTACATGAACTCATCCTGTATTTGGGTGTATTGTACTTATTTTTATCCTGGATTACCAAGCATTTCCCAGCATAGTAATCAGTTTTACCCTCTTGTCTTCTTCTATATTTCACTTGGTATCTCTTGAAGTAGGTCTTATTCTTTACAACCTTAACAAACCCCATCCTGCGGAACAGAGACCTATGTCCGCAGCTTGTCACAGACCTGCAGCCTCCAAAGCCACTTTGAACAAACACGCAGGTACCATGGAGCAGCCAGATGACTGCTAGCCAGTGCAGCCAGACGTGTCTCTTGGCCCACCTCCGACTCTACAGAACAGAGTGCCATGCCACAGCCCAAGACATTCCAGAGCTGCCACTCCTCAGAAACTTCGGACCAGTGCTGGGCAAACCAGTGAgacttagaatcacctggggcatGTGTTTAAAAGGCAGTTCCTGGGTTGTACTCCTCAGAtgctgattcaggaggtctggagTAGGACCTAGGAATCTACATCTTAGACCACACTCCCAGGTGATTCAAAATAAGGTCCAGAATGTTCAAAGAACAGAGGATATGAAACCTTGTCTACAAACTGGGCAATAAGAGAAGATATCAGTAGACCCTAGTTAAAAACATGGGGTTGGTTGGGGGGGAATCCTGCAAGTTTAACACTCGCTTACTTTGGATGAGTATTCCTACCTCCTACCTGCGTGCTTGCTTCTTGGGGAAAAGGGACTTTGTGTGGTGGCTCCATAGTCCTCCACACTCCTTCAAGATGAATATGATACACCCGCGTCCGCTCTATTAAAAGACactaagcagggcttccctggtggcgcagtggttgagagtctgcctgccaatgcaggggacacgggtttgtgccccggtccgggaggatcctacatgccacggagcggctgggcccgtgagccatggccgctgagactgtgcgtccggagcctgtgctccgcaacgggagaggccacagcagtgagaggcccgcgtaccgcaaaaaaaaaaaagaaaagaaaaaaaaaaaaaagacactgagcAAACGGGGAAGCTCTTTGTCAACGCTAGCTTAGAATTCAGGTCATTCACAGCCTCTGAAGAGGAGACTAGATACCTTCATGTGAATAATAAACTCTCTGGAGACCCTTAGTTCCACCCAGTAATTTTCAGTGCTTGGGACAGGCATGAGCCACTGCCTCATATTTCCAGTCCTTTGCAGAGTCCTACAGGCCCCCCCACCGCGCAAAATTTTTAATTGCCCTGGCATTAACACGGTTTTACTGGACCTAAACTGTCAGGAAATATGAGTTGAGCTAGAGAAGAACTGCTTCTCAGTATATAAAAAAACAGGATCTCCTTAGTCCTAAGGAGATGGAAGTCCTAAGCTGTTGGAAAGGAACACAGTAGCTCTTTTAAGTCACCAAGATATGCTTTGGAGCTGTACTTATGCAACAGGAGAAAGACAGCTACGTAATAAATCTCAGATGGGGG
Above is a window of Mesoplodon densirostris isolate mMesDen1 chromosome X, mMesDen1 primary haplotype, whole genome shotgun sequence DNA encoding:
- the LOC132481776 gene encoding LOW QUALITY PROTEIN: large ribosomal subunit protein uL18-like (The sequence of the model RefSeq protein was modified relative to this genomic sequence to represent the inferred CDS: inserted 2 bases in 1 codon); translation: MGFVKVVKNKTYFKRYQVKYRRRQEGKTDYYAGKCLVIQDKNKYNTPKYRMXVHVTNRDIICQIAYARREGDMTVWAANAHELPKYGMKVGLTNYAAAHCTGPLAAQRLLNQFGMDKIYEGHVEVPSDEYNVENIDAQPGAFTCYLNAGLARFTTRNKVFGALKDAVDGGLSIPHSTKWFPGYDSENKAFNTEVHWKHIMGQNVADGNPLALLSHSEPPDFFVPDEETLTTFPTTFLPIPTPKSVPDFA